A genomic segment from Nicotiana sylvestris chromosome 1, ASM39365v2, whole genome shotgun sequence encodes:
- the LOC138868199 gene encoding uncharacterized protein: MRIALRGRNKLRLVEGTWKKKKIRENLWEQWERCNAIVLSWLMNVVTPQIIGGVVFGASAQALWEDLREKFDKVDGYRSFNLHKKIATLYQGTSSISIYYTKMNDLWDEFEALLPAPCDCEKFRDYVAFMKRQKLYQFLMGLNDSYA; this comes from the coding sequence ATGAGGATAGCTCTGCGAGGAAGAAATAAGCTAAGGCTGGTAGAAGGAacatggaaaaagaaaaaaattcgtGAAAATCTATGGGAGCAATGGGAGAGGTGCAATGCAATTGTACTCTCATGGTTGATGAATGTTGTAACTCCACAGATCATTGGAGGAGTGGTATTTGGTGCTAGTGCGCAGGCTCTTTGGGAGGATTTGCGAGAGAAATTTGACAAAGTAGATGGATATAGGTCATTCAATCTACACAAGAAAATTGCAACCCTATATCAAGGTACATCATCTATTTCTATCTATTACACTAAGATGAATGACCTCTGGGATGAGTTTGAAGCTTTACTCCCTGCTCCATGTGATTGTGAGAAGTTTAGAGATTACGTTGCTTTTATGAAGAGACAAAAGTTGTACCAATTCCTTATGGGATTGAATGACTCCTATGCTTAA
- the LOC138868198 gene encoding uncharacterized protein translates to MSQILLMYPLPTVNQAFSMIMSDENQKSIDATTGNLGLTSPIPDESYESAALYSSRSSEEIKPSNPKKVYLSNGDVVYVTHMGTSPISARSMLKYVLHVPRFMYNLLSVSKETKDLQCCVASYPDYCPFQDLYSGRVKEIGILSQLSEVPTVSDISHNSEHEAELTHSDIGDVPSGTNEDAHDNNAASESEGESILAHPTGDNPDQGQVQDFVSLNVHEVVPYAIVNYVSYSGLSPKYQAYLAASLSIVEPATYIEASQDPRWIDAMKADIEALESNHT, encoded by the exons ATGAGTCAAATACTGTTGATGTATCCTTTACCTACAGTCAATCAGGCATTCTCTATGATTATGAGTGATGAAAACCAGAAATCTATAGATGCCACAACAGGAAATTTAGGATTGACATCACCTATTCCAGATGAAAGTTATGAGTCAGCTGCCCTATATTCATCCAGATCTAGTG AAGAGATCAAACCTAGTAATCCTAAGAAGGTATATCTGTCAAATGGAGATGTAGTCTATGTTACACACATGGGTACTAGTCCAATTTCAGCAAGAAGTATGCTAAAATATGTCCTACATGTCCCAAGATTCATGTATAATCTACTCTCAGTATCCAAGGAAACCAAAGACTTACAATGTTGTGTTGCTTCTTATCCTGATTATTGCCCATTTCAGGATCTCTACAGTGGGAGGGTGAAGGAGATTG GGAT ACTATCTCAGCTATCAGAGGTCCCAACAGTTTCTGATATAAGCCACAACAGTGAGCATGAGGCTGAGTTGACACACTCAGATATAGGAGATGTGCCCAGTGGTACAAATGAAGATGCTCATGACAATAATGCTGCAAGTGAGAGTGAAGGAGAATCAATCTTGGCTCATCCAACTGGAGACAATCCTGATCAGGGTCAAGTGCAG GACTTTGTATCACTGAACGTACATGAGGTTGTACCATATGCAATTGTAAACTATGTCTCCTACAGTGGCCTGTCTCCTAAATACCAAGCTTATCTTGCAGCCTCCTTATCTATTGTAGAACCTGCCACATATATTGAAGCCAGTCAAGATCCTAGATGGATAGATGCTATGAAGGCAGATATTGAAGCACTTGAAAGCAATCACACCTAG
- the LOC104241871 gene encoding uncharacterized protein, translated as MVTVRTILSIVATQKWHIHQMEVDKDNTTTSIQNERLRRVEVLSRNRVCQICRWDSYASEKYDLEIISKLGLGAAKPVATRLEVNAKLTTKEYDDHLGTSSYVVDELLPDPSVYQRLIGKLLYLTMTRPDLAFSV; from the exons ATGGTGACTGTGAGGACTATTCTATCAATAGTTGCAACTCAGAAGTGGCACATTCATCAGATGGAAGT AGACAAAGACAACACTACAACAAGCATTCAAAATGAAAGGCTTAGGAGAGTTGAAGTACTTTCTAGGAATAGAGTTTGCCAGATCTGCAGATGGGATTCTTATGCATCAGAGAAATATGATTTAGAGATTATCTCTAAACTTGGACTTGGAGCAGCAAAGCCTGTAGCTACTCGACTAGAAGTGAATGCAAAGTTAACTACCAAGGAGTATGATGATCATCTTGGTACTTCAAGTTATGTTGTAGATGAACTACTACCAGATCCAAGTGTCTATCAAAGACTAATAGGCAAACTGCTGTATTTGACTATGACAAGGCCTGACTTGGCATTTAGTGTGTAG